One genomic segment of Paenibacillus xylanexedens includes these proteins:
- a CDS encoding DUF1349 domain-containing protein — translation MTNVMTTEARKQWSWMNEPESWSYTDQGGVLVEAKADTDFFQDPAGKHIRATAPFLSMPVPGDFEITTQLTVDMKNQYDSGCLMVMADDLNWCKICFEYDGKVPTIVSVVTRDGSSDDCNSVEVSVPDPYLRIRKVEGCISFFYSPDGDEWKLIRYFGMPIKGELRAGLVVQSPTGTGCTCHFLSVNVTHPDLTARF, via the coding sequence ATGACTAACGTAATGACAACAGAAGCACGGAAGCAATGGAGTTGGATGAACGAGCCCGAAAGCTGGTCCTATACCGATCAGGGAGGTGTGCTGGTGGAAGCGAAGGCGGACACCGACTTTTTCCAAGATCCAGCGGGGAAGCACATTCGTGCAACTGCTCCTTTCTTGTCGATGCCTGTGCCTGGCGATTTCGAAATCACAACTCAATTAACCGTTGATATGAAAAATCAATATGATTCCGGATGTCTGATGGTGATGGCGGATGATCTTAACTGGTGCAAAATTTGTTTTGAGTATGATGGAAAAGTGCCTACCATCGTGTCGGTGGTGACACGTGATGGTTCATCCGATGATTGTAATTCGGTTGAAGTCTCCGTACCTGATCCCTATCTGCGTATACGCAAAGTAGAGGGCTGCATATCATTCTTTTATTCACCCGATGGGGATGAGTGGAAACTAATTCGTTATTTCGGCATGCCGATAAAAGGGGAACTTCGAGCTGGATTAGTTGTTCAGTCGCCGACTGGAACGGGCTGTACGTGTCACTTTTTATCCGTGAACGTTACTCATCCGGACTTGACCGCACGTTTCTAA
- a CDS encoding aminotransferase class III-fold pyridoxal phosphate-dependent enzyme yields MKEKESTLDRAVRFTRNLEWLEQVEKVIPGGCSTLAKAPERLFPGHTPVCCAEAYNSRFTDIDGNEWLDCEMAMGTAPWGHARHEVQLTVIHQLKKGTSFSLPADIELECAELILERFEGRYPSLRFTKSGADAVSGAVRLARAASGKSKVIATAYHGWHDWSAYGYYGGQTKERGIPVDIERSTIWINKPTTERIEAQITASPEDIACIVLCPNEWKKDALEQAVNLCRSLDIIIIFDEVTSGIRMGKQATAGEYDIWPDLLCISKGMANGLPLAAVMGPEHLMSLSGQVRFSNAHSSETTALAAAIACERLMKNAKVWPTWRDPATRIMDRLESELVLLGLTDQLEVRGTYASFCIQSLAEDNFQTDPFREFMVKRMAHFGIFTKGYFIFSDAHTREELLWVEEGLLQILSDWKEIQKQEHLHAMQFSKTFEA; encoded by the coding sequence GTGAAAGAAAAAGAGAGCACGCTCGATCGTGCCGTACGGTTTACCCGTAATCTGGAGTGGTTGGAACAAGTCGAAAAGGTAATTCCGGGCGGATGCAGCACTTTAGCCAAAGCACCTGAACGTTTATTTCCGGGCCATACACCCGTATGTTGTGCAGAGGCTTATAACTCCCGATTTACAGATATCGACGGGAATGAATGGCTGGATTGCGAAATGGCCATGGGTACGGCGCCATGGGGCCATGCCAGACATGAAGTCCAATTAACCGTCATTCACCAGTTGAAAAAAGGGACAAGCTTTTCTTTACCTGCCGACATCGAGCTTGAATGTGCCGAGTTGATTCTGGAGCGGTTCGAGGGGCGTTATCCATCGCTGCGCTTCACCAAGAGTGGTGCCGATGCAGTGAGTGGGGCCGTGCGTCTGGCCCGTGCCGCTAGTGGCAAAAGCAAGGTTATTGCAACAGCGTATCATGGGTGGCACGACTGGTCTGCCTACGGTTATTATGGTGGCCAGACGAAAGAACGTGGCATCCCGGTGGATATCGAGCGTTCAACGATCTGGATCAACAAGCCTACTACGGAGCGAATTGAGGCCCAGATTACCGCATCTCCCGAGGATATCGCATGTATTGTTCTGTGCCCCAACGAGTGGAAAAAGGACGCGCTGGAGCAAGCCGTAAACCTATGTCGGTCTCTGGACATCATTATCATATTCGATGAGGTAACTTCCGGTATTCGAATGGGCAAGCAGGCTACAGCAGGAGAATATGACATCTGGCCTGATCTGCTCTGTATCTCTAAAGGTATGGCCAACGGTTTACCGCTCGCAGCGGTTATGGGGCCTGAGCACTTAATGTCTTTGTCAGGACAGGTCAGATTCAGTAATGCCCATTCCAGTGAAACGACAGCGCTCGCGGCAGCCATTGCCTGTGAACGATTAATGAAAAATGCGAAAGTATGGCCGACTTGGCGTGATCCGGCAACCCGGATCATGGATCGTCTGGAATCTGAACTTGTGTTACTCGGATTGACGGATCAATTGGAAGTGAGAGGGACGTATGCAAGCTTCTGCATTCAATCCTTGGCTGAAGATAACTTCCAAACCGATCCTTTCCGCGAGTTCATGGTGAAGAGAATGGCTCACTTCGGTATTTTCACCAAAGGATACTTTATTTTCTCTGATGCCCATACACGGGAAGAATTACTGTGGGTCGAGGAAGGGCTGTTACAGATCCTGTCAGACTGGAAAGAGATTCAGAAGCAGGAACATCTTCATGCGATGCAATTTTCGAAAACGTTTGAAGCTTAA
- a CDS encoding MerR family transcriptional regulator, with amino-acid sequence MAGHHAQHFTTSEFAKICGVTKHTLFHYDEIGLLKPEFTNAKGYRYYGMQQTYVLDVIHVLKKAGSSLQEIKSFIQNQNTPLLIELFEQKLKALELEQQRIKRMQKLLSGAIEMTKQATDASPEGLYIEQCELEYFIAVQLEQGDGDKEFFRKFIEYRTHCDEQMIDYEFPVWTILRQEHYEAGEYYPDYFGNKIKAPIPGETIWIKPKGMYAVMNHRGSYESMPETYSLMKEEIEKEGLQVCGHVYALDLLTYFAESNPDEYIIKIYVEVCKPENTMV; translated from the coding sequence ATGGCTGGACATCACGCACAACACTTTACCACCAGTGAATTTGCCAAGATCTGCGGAGTGACCAAACATACCTTGTTTCATTATGACGAGATTGGGCTGTTAAAGCCTGAATTTACCAATGCCAAGGGCTACCGCTATTATGGTATGCAACAAACGTATGTGCTGGATGTCATACATGTGCTGAAGAAGGCAGGAAGCTCACTCCAAGAGATTAAGTCATTTATTCAAAATCAGAATACACCATTGTTAATTGAGCTTTTTGAACAGAAATTAAAGGCACTTGAGTTGGAGCAACAACGAATCAAACGTATGCAAAAGCTGCTAAGTGGTGCCATTGAAATGACGAAACAAGCCACGGATGCTTCTCCTGAAGGTCTGTATATTGAACAATGTGAGCTGGAGTATTTTATTGCTGTTCAACTGGAGCAAGGGGATGGGGATAAGGAATTCTTCCGTAAGTTCATTGAATACAGGACCCATTGTGATGAACAGATGATCGACTATGAATTTCCGGTATGGACGATCTTACGTCAGGAGCACTATGAGGCAGGAGAATACTATCCGGATTACTTTGGCAACAAAATAAAAGCTCCCATTCCAGGGGAAACGATATGGATTAAGCCAAAAGGGATGTATGCCGTCATGAATCATCGAGGTTCATACGAAAGCATGCCGGAGACGTATTCCCTCATGAAAGAGGAGATAGAAAAAGAGGGACTGCAAGTCTGTGGACATGTGTATGCACTGGACCTGCTCACTTATTTTGCAGAAAGTAACCCCGATGAGTACATCATCAAAATTTACGTAGAGGTGTGTAAGCCAGAAAACACAATGGTTTAA
- a CDS encoding AraC family transcriptional regulator, with protein sequence MPKPSMGNPLDTDMPLMITGQNQLTVDELMNWSDHSRDYSIVQCIGGTGRIAAKNHEFSIKKGTALILFPEVTYRYHNLSDSLRFDCLSFNGYLLPRFLHTLQIGELRAFKPDGMLHILLREITLALQSRHKDQIWHVSALLYMLLVRLTIEGERYSAYERSDARLRLDELITFIKQNYHQDISLPLLAEQMDVTEQHLNRIFKKEFQMTPLEYLMRYRLLKAKEMLIENNATTAHEIAKAVGFNSASYFGSVFKKYEGISPIELRKQYLD encoded by the coding sequence ATGCCGAAACCTAGCATGGGGAATCCGCTGGATACCGATATGCCGCTCATGATTACAGGGCAAAACCAGTTGACCGTTGATGAATTGATGAATTGGAGCGACCATTCACGGGATTACAGCATTGTACAGTGCATCGGAGGAACAGGGCGAATCGCAGCAAAGAATCATGAATTTTCGATCAAAAAAGGGACCGCTCTCATTTTGTTCCCGGAGGTAACCTACCGTTACCACAATCTGAGTGATTCATTACGATTTGATTGTCTGTCTTTCAATGGCTATTTGTTGCCACGGTTCTTGCATACCTTGCAGATCGGGGAGCTGCGCGCCTTCAAGCCGGATGGAATGCTTCATATCCTGTTGCGTGAAATTACGTTGGCGCTGCAGTCCCGGCACAAGGATCAGATCTGGCACGTCTCCGCATTACTGTACATGCTTTTGGTCAGATTAACCATTGAAGGTGAACGCTATAGTGCTTACGAACGTTCTGATGCCCGATTAAGATTGGATGAACTCATTACTTTTATCAAACAAAATTATCATCAGGATATTTCTCTCCCCTTGTTGGCTGAGCAGATGGACGTTACCGAGCAGCACCTCAATCGGATATTCAAAAAAGAATTTCAAATGACTCCACTGGAGTATCTGATGCGATATCGGTTGTTGAAAGCCAAGGAAATGCTCATCGAAAATAACGCTACGACCGCTCATGAAATAGCCAAAGCCGTTGGTTTCAACAGTGCCAGTTACTTTGGATCAGTGTTCAAAAAATACGAAGGGATCTCCCCTATCGAGCTACGCAAGCAGTATCTGGATTAG
- a CDS encoding zinc-dependent alcohol dehydrogenase, with protein MKALVYQDLKQVTYQEIEEPTIQKPNQVKIKIYGSGICGTDLNIVKGKVPANKGTIIGHEGVGTVVEVGDDVRGFKIGDRVLVDPTQSCGTCSYCREGLFIYCENFDDYQVGMTTHGTFAEYFVGDEKYIYAIPDSMSWETAMMIEPLGCVLQTFMKAGTKPSDSVLVLGSGAIGSLCQLVSKRLARLTVGTEVDPYRKEFASGIADHVFYPQDLTLDKVYEINNNKKFDIVVDAVGNQLHVGFELIAKGGKIIPMGYDDSYEVTFKSTAVINDGISIIGAVANHSMISTALKFAQSIPELEQMVTAKELLSDYEQAFNGTIGYDMHTGEKLPMNSVKTALIL; from the coding sequence ATGAAAGCACTCGTATATCAGGATCTCAAACAGGTGACTTACCAGGAGATTGAGGAGCCAACCATTCAAAAGCCAAACCAGGTGAAAATTAAAATCTATGGTTCCGGCATCTGCGGTACAGATCTGAATATTGTCAAAGGCAAAGTGCCGGCGAATAAAGGAACGATCATTGGTCATGAAGGCGTAGGCACAGTGGTTGAGGTGGGCGACGACGTTCGTGGTTTCAAGATCGGTGATCGGGTATTGGTAGATCCCACGCAATCTTGCGGTACCTGCTCATACTGCCGTGAGGGTCTATTCATCTACTGCGAGAATTTTGATGACTATCAAGTAGGGATGACGACACACGGAACCTTTGCTGAATATTTTGTCGGGGACGAAAAGTATATCTATGCCATCCCGGATTCCATGAGTTGGGAAACGGCCATGATGATCGAACCACTGGGATGTGTGCTTCAGACGTTCATGAAAGCAGGGACTAAGCCAAGTGACTCTGTACTGGTCCTCGGTTCTGGAGCAATCGGTTCCCTGTGTCAGCTAGTTAGCAAACGATTGGCAAGGCTTACCGTAGGCACGGAAGTTGATCCATACCGCAAAGAGTTTGCTTCAGGGATCGCGGATCATGTGTTCTATCCTCAGGATCTGACACTGGATAAAGTATACGAGATCAATAATAACAAAAAGTTTGATATTGTAGTGGACGCGGTTGGTAACCAGCTTCATGTAGGATTTGAGCTGATTGCCAAAGGCGGAAAAATTATTCCTATGGGATATGACGACAGTTATGAGGTGACGTTCAAATCAACAGCCGTGATTAATGATGGCATTAGTATCATCGGTGCAGTTGCTAATCACTCGATGATCAGTACGGCACTGAAATTTGCCCAAAGCATCCCGGAACTGGAACAGATGGTGACAGCCAAGGAACTGCTGAGTGATTATGAACAGGCCTTTAACGGAACGATTGGTTATGACATGCACACTGGAGAGAAATTGCCGATGAACTCGGTCAAAACAGCTCTTATCCTATAA
- a CDS encoding glycosyltransferase family 2 protein: MLYTIIVPVNQDYNILNLFTDSLLRTVSPSTQIIFINDGSGSAVFQHLDKLKQEVREGVTIEILQHDFPLGCAVSINSALSLAKGEYIFFLDSDTILQPNWQPMMKETLDSDITIGMIGGVLLYPQTGGVQHCGIAFADTIGRHLFLNASPDDIPKETFSVQLVVFAMFGMKREVYETIGNLDEKFFNGYEDFDYQMRARAAGYDTVINPNIQAYHWERSSGIHRNFNRKNNLARFWKKWGGQIEADVWPFVFSHLKAQLESQEENQQLPIVGIDLAEVRSDADTFWTKLEEAEFANVAEVRDYSNRFNSNGAIWLPQVLGKELIHSENRLLFLVDNFARLLENRYWIEMRHAHRAKDLIIDLYGNVITMDRIYDGCWPGTKVR, translated from the coding sequence ATGCTTTACACCATTATTGTGCCAGTCAACCAGGACTATAACATTTTGAACCTGTTCACAGATTCGCTACTCCGGACGGTAAGTCCATCCACTCAGATTATTTTCATCAACGATGGTTCCGGCTCAGCAGTCTTTCAACATCTGGATAAACTGAAGCAAGAAGTAAGAGAAGGTGTGACCATCGAGATTCTTCAGCATGATTTTCCACTCGGTTGCGCCGTGTCGATTAATAGCGCACTGAGTCTTGCCAAGGGAGAGTACATTTTCTTCCTGGATTCTGACACCATTCTTCAACCGAACTGGCAACCGATGATGAAAGAGACACTGGATAGCGATATTACGATTGGCATGATTGGAGGGGTTCTGTTGTATCCGCAAACAGGAGGCGTGCAGCATTGCGGCATTGCTTTTGCGGACACCATCGGCCGACACCTGTTCCTGAACGCATCTCCTGATGATATCCCAAAAGAAACCTTCTCTGTTCAACTGGTGGTGTTTGCCATGTTTGGCATGAAGCGGGAGGTGTATGAGACCATCGGCAACCTCGATGAGAAATTCTTTAACGGATACGAGGACTTTGATTATCAGATGCGGGCACGAGCTGCCGGATACGATACAGTCATTAATCCGAATATTCAAGCATATCACTGGGAACGCAGCAGCGGCATTCACCGCAACTTCAACCGGAAGAACAATCTGGCACGATTCTGGAAAAAGTGGGGCGGTCAAATCGAGGCTGATGTGTGGCCCTTCGTTTTCAGTCATCTGAAAGCACAACTGGAAAGCCAAGAGGAAAACCAGCAACTGCCGATTGTCGGCATTGACCTTGCCGAGGTTCGAAGTGATGCCGATACATTCTGGACCAAGCTGGAGGAAGCCGAATTTGCAAATGTAGCCGAAGTACGGGACTATTCAAACCGCTTTAATTCCAACGGGGCCATCTGGCTGCCACAGGTACTGGGCAAGGAATTGATTCATAGTGAGAACCGGTTACTGTTTTTGGTGGACAATTTCGCCCGTTTGCTGGAGAACCGCTACTGGATTGAGATGAGACATGCTCATCGAGCCAAGGATCTGATCATTGATCTGTATGGCAATGTGATCACAATGGATCGCATATACGATGGATGCTGGCCTGGAACCAAAGTTCGGTAA
- a CDS encoding TetR/AcrR family transcriptional regulator, with amino-acid sequence MKKEMTTIKQTRLHSILDEATKLLIEKPNASMNEIAESAKIGIATLHRYVESREQLMVYLGLRAIEVVSETMKEIQLDEEHCEKYIPELIEALIPLGDKIYFLAHDTTINYNPEIEGADLKLREPVLHAVGLLQQKGYFRSDLDKTWIVDVLYSIMFLTWQQVVSGHIARKAAPALVVDTFYHGFKQR; translated from the coding sequence ATGAAAAAAGAAATGACTACAATCAAACAAACCAGGCTTCATTCCATTTTGGACGAGGCCACCAAGTTGCTGATTGAAAAACCGAATGCTTCCATGAATGAGATTGCAGAATCTGCAAAAATCGGGATCGCTACGTTACATCGATATGTGGAAAGTCGTGAACAGCTTATGGTCTATCTGGGATTACGCGCAATCGAGGTGGTCAGTGAGACCATGAAAGAAATCCAACTGGATGAGGAGCATTGTGAAAAGTACATACCCGAACTGATTGAAGCGCTGATTCCATTAGGCGACAAAATTTATTTTTTGGCTCATGACACCACCATTAACTATAATCCCGAGATTGAGGGAGCAGATCTGAAACTGAGAGAACCTGTATTGCATGCGGTCGGTCTGTTACAACAGAAAGGTTATTTCCGCTCCGATCTCGATAAAACCTGGATTGTCGATGTGCTGTATTCCATCATGTTCCTGACGTGGCAGCAGGTTGTAAGTGGTCATATCGCGAGAAAAGCAGCCCCCGCGCTTGTGGTGGATACGTTTTATCATGGATTTAAGCAGCGTTAG
- a CDS encoding MFS transporter: MKLLQDLPKNPRYSILLEPVWAIPGTIVLFYAPLYMKEAGLSDIEIGLINSVNLYFAFIFQLFAGSITNKLGRKRTTLIFDLLAWSVPMFIWAFSQNFWLFLIAYLLNATSKFVTVAFNCLIIEDVEEHKRSKVFAILNMIITGAGVLTPIAGVVIADYGIVPTLASIYFVGGILMTAMFFIRNRYTDETEVGKELMGLHSKTRVLQSLGSSLRLFGKSFYKRRLFPIILITVLSNLILQLNFFQVIFFKEQLKFDDRVISFIPVVTAVTVMLLYLVIIPRLKRRSEEKYVGFSIVLSTAGAILFLLIPVGNIGMLFLTLIVLAAGNFILQTYRDSLLMNRLGTHEKADMFSAVQTVMTLTAIPSGYLTGLLYHHNPTLLFSVILGLYVVLMVIMFFLPDPQKHSQVLEPYKNM, translated from the coding sequence TTGAAATTGCTTCAAGATTTGCCGAAGAATCCACGCTACTCCATTTTACTCGAACCGGTATGGGCCATTCCGGGCACGATCGTTCTCTTTTACGCTCCTTTATATATGAAGGAAGCCGGACTTTCGGACATAGAAATCGGTTTAATCAATTCGGTGAATCTTTATTTTGCCTTTATCTTTCAATTGTTTGCGGGTTCCATTACGAATAAGCTGGGACGAAAACGAACAACACTGATCTTTGATCTGCTTGCCTGGAGTGTTCCCATGTTCATCTGGGCCTTCTCCCAGAACTTCTGGCTGTTCCTGATCGCTTATTTACTGAATGCTACATCCAAGTTTGTAACGGTTGCCTTTAACTGTCTGATCATAGAGGATGTGGAGGAACACAAACGATCCAAGGTATTTGCCATTCTCAACATGATTATTACAGGGGCTGGTGTACTCACGCCTATTGCCGGGGTGGTCATTGCTGATTATGGTATTGTGCCTACACTCGCCAGTATTTACTTTGTTGGAGGCATCCTCATGACCGCCATGTTTTTCATTCGTAACCGATACACGGATGAGACCGAGGTCGGCAAGGAACTTATGGGATTGCATAGTAAAACCCGCGTGCTTCAGAGCTTGGGTTCAAGTCTGCGCCTGTTCGGCAAATCGTTCTACAAACGAAGACTTTTTCCGATCATTCTGATCACGGTGTTATCCAATCTGATCTTGCAGCTGAATTTCTTCCAGGTCATATTCTTCAAGGAACAGTTGAAATTTGATGACCGTGTTATTTCGTTTATCCCAGTAGTGACTGCGGTAACCGTCATGCTGCTCTATCTGGTCATCATTCCGCGATTGAAACGGCGTTCGGAAGAAAAGTATGTTGGTTTTTCCATCGTGCTTAGCACGGCCGGAGCCATTCTGTTTCTGTTGATCCCTGTGGGGAATATAGGGATGTTGTTTCTCACGCTAATCGTGCTCGCTGCGGGTAACTTCATTTTGCAGACGTACCGGGATTCCCTGCTGATGAACCGATTGGGTACGCATGAGAAAGCCGATATGTTCTCGGCCGTGCAGACCGTCATGACGCTTACAGCCATTCCATCCGGTTACCTGACGGGCCTGCTCTACCATCACAATCCAACACTGTTATTCAGCGTCATTCTTGGTCTATATGTCGTACTCATGGTCATTATGTTTTTCCTGCCAGATCCACAAAAGCACTCCCAAGTGCTGGAACCTTACAAAAATATGTAG
- a CDS encoding pentapeptide repeat-containing protein: MYQYKDQEYEAVHFEGRDLRYGELISCVFKQCTFMNASMEEIETSNCRFIECDFKGASMNGSIHTESAFENCTFGGANLFASKFSSCKMTGSDFSGAQMDGITLSHGDWSYTNLRHTRLGKQDLRGIRFFEADFTDTDFTKADLRDCDLTRVVLSRAKLQGADLRGANLEGIDLKSLDIKGVRLDREQAVLFVRSYGAKVD; this comes from the coding sequence GTGTATCAATATAAGGATCAGGAATATGAAGCAGTACATTTTGAGGGACGTGACCTGCGCTATGGAGAACTCATAAGTTGTGTTTTCAAGCAGTGTACATTTATGAACGCTTCTATGGAAGAAATCGAAACAAGTAACTGTCGTTTTATCGAGTGTGACTTCAAAGGGGCTTCCATGAATGGTTCGATTCATACGGAATCGGCTTTTGAAAACTGCACCTTCGGTGGTGCAAATCTCTTTGCTTCCAAATTCAGCTCCTGCAAGATGACAGGCTCAGACTTTTCAGGTGCTCAAATGGATGGCATCACACTAAGTCACGGCGATTGGTCCTATACCAATCTGAGACATACACGTTTGGGGAAACAGGATCTGCGAGGAATTCGTTTCTTTGAGGCTGACTTTACGGACACGGATTTCACCAAAGCGGATTTGAGAGACTGTGATCTTACCAGAGTTGTATTAAGCAGAGCCAAGCTGCAAGGAGCCGATCTTAGAGGGGCTAACCTGGAAGGCATCGATCTGAAATCACTGGATATCAAAGGCGTACGTTTGGATCGCGAACAAGCTGTTCTGTTTGTACGCTCATATGGTGCGAAAGTAGATTGA
- a CDS encoding HAD family hydrolase: MVKAFIFDFDGLIVDTETPWYYAFRDIYEEHGVELGLELWSKNVGTSFEEFHPFLYLEQALQKKIDHDHIKLLSEQKYEVYLGQAAILPGVYELLQSAREKGIQLAVASSSTRDWVHGYLQKLGIFDYFTVVHTSEDVKRVKPDPELYLLALQSLGIEASEAIVFEDSPNGLKAANAAGIRCIIVPNEVTRGLEFAMHELRLSSLAEINMEAL, translated from the coding sequence ATGGTAAAAGCATTTATATTTGATTTTGATGGACTCATTGTTGATACAGAGACACCTTGGTATTATGCGTTTCGCGATATTTATGAAGAGCACGGAGTGGAACTTGGTCTGGAGCTTTGGTCGAAAAATGTGGGGACATCCTTTGAGGAATTTCATCCATTTCTGTATCTGGAGCAAGCGCTCCAAAAAAAGATAGATCATGATCATATCAAACTGCTCTCTGAACAGAAATACGAAGTCTATTTGGGACAGGCTGCCATTCTTCCAGGGGTGTATGAATTGCTTCAGTCTGCGAGGGAAAAGGGGATTCAGCTTGCGGTTGCTTCCAGCTCCACACGGGACTGGGTGCATGGTTACTTGCAGAAATTAGGCATTTTCGATTATTTCACAGTCGTTCATACATCCGAGGATGTGAAACGAGTGAAACCGGACCCTGAACTGTACCTTCTTGCTCTCCAGAGTCTTGGGATCGAGGCTTCCGAAGCGATTGTGTTCGAAGACTCACCTAATGGCTTGAAGGCAGCCAATGCAGCAGGTATTCGGTGTATCATCGTACCTAACGAGGTAACGCGTGGTCTGGAATTCGCCATGCATGAACTGCGGTTATCCTCGCTGGCCGAGATCAATATGGAGGCGCTCTAA
- a CDS encoding MFS transporter has product MSKFKRWMILVIVSSALLLIVMDMTILYTALPSLTHDLGASASEKLWILNGYSLVMAGLLPAMGTLGDRLGHKKIFNLGLVVFSAASLAAAFSPVSAMLVMSRILLAVGASMMMPATLSIIRVTFTNERELALAIGIWGSIASGGAGLGPIVGGLLLQHFWWGSVFLINLPIAIIAFVFALKMIPKHQGDASKKWDFTSSIQIMIAMVGIIYSIKEFTRREGSLTLAIIAAVVGVLSLIIFIRRQNNSTNPLLDLSLFKIPRFSTGFITALVGLFAQMGVQYMVTQRLQLVEGMSPLQAGLFTVSIPVAALIAGPVTGAIMHRVDVVYIKSFTLFIAALGMGTYLMYFNAGFTGQIIGLALLGAGLGSGMTAASHSIMSYAPPHKAGMAASIEEVGYELGGASGIAIIGSMSTLFYTLAMKIPVGISVPANAKDSLDEALIAAESLPAASAESLKNATFAAFDQSFFVVIAGVTVFLFIAALIMSWVAVRLKRAPKHSVKT; this is encoded by the coding sequence ATGTCAAAATTCAAACGTTGGATGATTCTTGTTATTGTCTCAAGTGCACTATTACTCATTGTGATGGATATGACCATCCTGTACACCGCTTTACCCAGCTTGACCCATGATCTCGGTGCATCTGCTTCGGAGAAATTATGGATTCTGAACGGTTACTCCCTTGTCATGGCGGGTCTTCTTCCTGCAATGGGAACACTCGGGGACCGTCTTGGTCATAAAAAAATATTTAACCTGGGCTTGGTCGTCTTTTCTGCTGCTTCTCTTGCTGCTGCCTTTTCTCCAGTATCGGCTATGCTAGTCATGAGCAGAATTCTTCTTGCTGTAGGTGCATCCATGATGATGCCAGCGACATTGTCGATTATCAGAGTTACGTTTACGAATGAGCGAGAACTCGCACTGGCAATCGGCATCTGGGGTTCCATTGCATCAGGCGGTGCTGGACTGGGACCGATTGTTGGTGGACTGCTTCTTCAACATTTCTGGTGGGGCTCTGTGTTTCTGATTAACCTGCCCATAGCCATTATCGCGTTTGTATTCGCCTTGAAAATGATCCCTAAACATCAAGGGGATGCCTCGAAAAAGTGGGACTTCACCAGTTCCATTCAGATCATGATTGCCATGGTCGGAATTATCTATTCCATTAAGGAATTCACAAGACGCGAAGGATCTCTCACACTCGCTATCATTGCTGCTGTTGTCGGTGTTCTGTCCCTGATCATCTTTATTCGCCGTCAGAATAACAGTACCAACCCACTGCTGGATCTGTCCTTATTCAAAATCCCAAGATTCAGTACCGGCTTTATTACCGCACTGGTTGGCTTGTTTGCACAAATGGGTGTGCAATATATGGTCACTCAGCGGCTTCAACTGGTGGAAGGCATGTCACCGCTTCAGGCTGGACTATTCACCGTATCCATACCTGTTGCAGCACTCATCGCCGGACCTGTTACGGGGGCCATTATGCACCGTGTGGATGTTGTATATATCAAAAGCTTCACTCTCTTCATCGCTGCCCTTGGCATGGGGACGTATCTGATGTATTTCAATGCTGGGTTCACCGGGCAGATTATCGGTTTGGCACTGCTTGGTGCAGGTCTTGGATCAGGCATGACCGCTGCATCACATTCCATTATGAGTTATGCCCCACCACACAAAGCGGGTATGGCCGCTTCCATTGAGGAAGTAGGTTATGAGCTGGGCGGAGCATCCGGTATTGCGATCATCGGCAGCATGTCGACCCTTTTCTACACACTCGCTATGAAGATTCCTGTGGGAATTAGTGTGCCAGCCAATGCGAAAGACAGTTTGGATGAAGCGCTTATCGCTGCCGAAAGCTTGCCTGCTGCGTCTGCTGAATCGCTCAAAAATGCCACCTTTGCTGCATTTGACCAATCCTTCTTTGTTGTCATTGCAGGTGTGACCGTATTTCTGTTCATTGCTGCTCTGATTATGAGTTGGGTTGCTGTGCGGTTGAAACGAGCCCCAAAGCACAGCGTTAAAACGTAA